From a single Anomaloglossus baeobatrachus isolate aAnoBae1 chromosome 8, aAnoBae1.hap1, whole genome shotgun sequence genomic region:
- the PARS2 gene encoding LOW QUALITY PROTEIN: putative proline--tRNA ligase, mitochondrial (The sequence of the model RefSeq protein was modified relative to this genomic sequence to represent the inferred CDS: deleted 1 base in 1 codon) — protein MCFRCASSGFFYPWISVLSSAVCDKEFVMRRLLRSSLPHLVAKRAYGNDSSRVRRHLVSTIYQPGTLWKENSSEIQAKSNEPSSKSQRLMFKAGLIRPSSPGCFHYLPHAVRSMEKLIRLIDRAMQEIGGQKIDLATLCSAALWRQSGRWDLVGRELLCLMDRHNQEYCLGPTHEESITSMVAAEGGINYKQLPLLLYQITRKFRDEKRPCFGLLRGREFYMKDMYTFDVTEEAAYMTYNSVCDAYSNIFRTLGLKHVKVQADTGNIGGKMSHEFHLPANIGEDRLMVCGSCHFAANVETLHPDEKNCPSCKGELAESKGIEIGHTFYLGTKYSQVFNAICHDAQNKPIVAEMGCYGIGVSRLLAASIEVLSTEEEIHWPSLIAPYQICLIPPKKGSKETAASLVAEELYDFIRTIPHISNEAVLDDRDHLTIGKRVKEAHMMGYPHVIVVGKKALESPPLFEVRNHRTGEVQFLSKDGVLDFIREINVI, from the exons ATGTGTTTCCGGTGTGCGTCTTCCGGGTTC TTTTACCCTTGGATATCGGTGTTGAGCAGCGCAGTGTGTGATAAGG AGTTTGTGATGAGGAGGCTGCTGAGATCATCACTACCCCATCTAGTGGCCAAAAGAGCGTATGGCAATGACTCATCCAGAGTTAGGCGCCACCTGGTGTCCACGATTTACCAGCCAGGGACTCTGTGGAAGGAAAACTCGTCTGAAATTCAAGCCAAATCGAATGAGCCCTCCAGTAAGAGTCAGAGACTTATGTTCAAAGCGGGTTTAATCCGACCAAGCAGCCCTGGGTGTTTCCATTATCTGCCCCACGCTGTGCGCTCAATGGAGAAGCTCATCCGGCTCATAGACCGAGCTATGCAGGAGATCGGGGGGCAGAAGATTGATTTGGCGACTCTTTGCTCAGCAGCTCTATGGAGGCAAAGTGGACGCTGGGATCTGGTGGGAAGAGAGCTGCTGTGTCTGATGGACAGACACAATCAGGAATACTGCTTGGGGCCCACACATGAAGAGTCCATCACCAGTATGGTCGCCGCAGAGGGCGGCATAAACTACAAGCAGCTTCCTCTCCTGTTGTACCAGATCACCCGCAAGTTCAGAGATGAAAAGCGGCCATGCTTTGGTTTGCTACGTGGCAGGGAGTTTTACATGAAGGACATGTACACGTTCGATGTAACAGAGGAAGCCGCCTACATGACGTATAACAGCGTGTGCGATGCCTACTCTAATATATTCCGCACCCTTGGCCTCAAACATGTGAAAGTCCAAGCAGATACGGGTAATATCGGGGGGAAGATGTCGCACGAGTTTCACCTCCCTGCCAATATCGGTGAGGACAGGCTGATGGTGTGTGGCAGCTGTCATTTTGCCGCCAATGTAGAGACGTTGCATCCAGATGAGAAGAATTGCCCGAGCTGTAAAGGCGAGCTGGCGGAAAGCAAGGGCATCGAGATCGGGCACACCTTCTACCTGGGGACCAAGTACTCGCAGGTTTTCAATGCCATATGTCACGATGCCCAGAACAAACCCATTGTGGCAGAAATGGGCTGCTATGGCATTGGTGTCTCACGACTATTGGCGGCTTCTATAGAAGTTCTTTCTACCGAGGAGGAGATTCACTGGCCAAGTCTCATTGCCCCATACCAGATTTGTCTTATCCCCCCTAAAAAGGGGAGCAAAGAGACGGCGGCATCATTAGTCGCAGAGGAACTGTACGACTTTATACGCACAATTCCTCACATTAGTAACGAGGCCGTCTTGGATGATAGAGATCATCTAACCATTGGAAAAAGGGTAAAGGAAGCTCACATGATGGGTTATCCCCATGTTATTGTCGTAGGTAAAAAGGCTTTAGAGAGCCCCCCGCTGTTTGAAGTGCGCAATCACAGGACTGGCGAAGTGCAGTTTCTTTCTAAAGACGGAGTGTTAGACTTTATACGGGAAATTAATGTCATCTAG